One genomic window of Coraliomargarita sinensis includes the following:
- a CDS encoding family 43 glycosylhydrolase, translating to MKNNPITNITSLTVFLLILCGCVSVDKKVADKDADGLPDEWEKEIVLFLEEFRHYGLSVRDIIPEDRTPGVPSDDHLSDADSDGISNGEEFANGTDPTDFYNGNNPDPDSPPKAPVNLQVFKLPNGRMLYTWEDHANNEEGQTLQRENHDGQIEVIANVPPNQTKVIVDALGPPPTTMHCRSRPAVNLGPQEGVMRRDPSDIIKVGDTYYVWYSKGSVFSGYDATIWYAVSKDGRVWEEKSMALGRGTPGGWDGASVFTPNILVAEGKYWLFYSGTSVKLKDDFNPNTKIGVAVSDSPDGPWKRVHKKPVLKNSDQAEAFDSHLVDDACLIIRGGKYWLYYKGRQLGKSPRETKMGIAFAENPAGPYRKCGSNPVIPGGHEVLVWPQGPGVAAVIGNVGPKGVAHSIQYARDGVNFSKKHELKEGPWAGGAYRPDGFEETTDGDRIRWGLQIGKKKGSLPFLERFEFHLR from the coding sequence ATGAAAAACAACCCCATCACAAACATCACGAGTTTAACCGTATTTCTTTTGATCCTGTGCGGGTGCGTAAGCGTCGACAAGAAGGTCGCCGACAAAGATGCCGACGGGCTGCCCGACGAATGGGAAAAAGAGATTGTTCTATTTTTAGAAGAGTTCCGGCACTACGGATTATCGGTCAGAGACATTATCCCCGAGGACAGAACCCCGGGAGTTCCTTCCGATGACCACCTGTCGGATGCCGATTCGGATGGGATATCAAATGGTGAGGAATTCGCCAACGGCACGGACCCGACCGATTTCTACAATGGAAATAATCCGGATCCCGACTCCCCGCCGAAGGCCCCCGTCAATTTGCAGGTCTTCAAGTTACCAAATGGTCGCATGCTGTATACCTGGGAGGATCACGCGAACAATGAAGAGGGCCAAACGCTCCAGAGAGAAAACCACGATGGCCAGATCGAAGTGATTGCGAACGTTCCGCCGAATCAGACCAAAGTCATCGTCGATGCGCTCGGGCCACCACCAACCACCATGCACTGCCGATCGCGGCCGGCGGTCAACCTCGGCCCGCAGGAGGGGGTCATGCGACGTGACCCCAGCGATATCATCAAGGTAGGCGATACCTACTATGTCTGGTATTCAAAGGGCTCAGTCTTTTCGGGCTACGATGCGACCATATGGTATGCGGTTTCAAAGGACGGAAGAGTTTGGGAAGAAAAATCCATGGCGCTTGGGCGCGGCACGCCGGGCGGCTGGGACGGAGCCAGTGTCTTCACACCCAACATTCTGGTCGCTGAGGGAAAATACTGGCTGTTCTACAGCGGGACATCGGTAAAGTTGAAAGATGATTTCAATCCGAACACGAAAATTGGGGTGGCTGTTTCTGATTCGCCGGACGGACCCTGGAAACGAGTACATAAAAAGCCGGTTTTGAAGAACAGCGACCAGGCCGAGGCCTTCGACAGCCATCTGGTTGACGACGCATGCCTGATCATTCGCGGCGGCAAGTATTGGCTTTATTACAAGGGACGGCAGCTCGGCAAGAGCCCAAGAGAGACAAAGATGGGGATCGCCTTTGCGGAGAATCCCGCGGGGCCTTACCGCAAATGCGGGAGTAACCCCGTTATCCCCGGCGGACACGAGGTACTCGTCTGGCCGCAGGGCCCCGGAGTTGCGGCCGTAATCGGTAACGTTGGGCCAAAGGGAGTGGCCCATTCGATCCAGTACGCTAGAGACGGCGTAAATTTCAGCAAAAAACACGAGCTCAAAGAAGGACCATGGGCGGGTGGTGCCTACCGCCCGGACGGCTTTGAAGAAACCACAGACGGTGACCGTATCCGCTGGGGTTTGCAAATAGGCAAAAAGAAGGGATCGCTCCCTTTCTTGGAGAGGTTCGAATTCCATCTCAGATGA
- a CDS encoding PQQ-dependent sugar dehydrogenase → MLILLGLIVGCSLWLRKPAWETDGSVAVTDHRELPNRKAATTVIVSGLDAPWGFDWLPNGDILLSERFGSLRIIRDGELDPQPIGGIPEIYISGQGGLLDVIVHPRFDENQLIYLSYSAGSDAANRLQVLRAELRDGELANAEVIFKVVNPKSGGQHFGSRFAWLPDETLLFSVGDGGNPPAEYGNALIREQAQSLDEHFGKILRIHDDGAIPSDNPYVDAPGVLPEIWSLGHRNVQGLTYDSIHQRVLASEHGSQGGDELNAIHSGANYGWPRTTYAREYDLTSTLITPHQALPDFREPEVVWTPSIAPSGLVAYTGSRYENAVGDVFLAAMLLRANKTILAYIPSPAGAILRLKADETGGFPAQEKIRIGAVRVRDIGQGPDGFLYVLTDTTDFPAEPGMQAGTLLRINRL, encoded by the coding sequence ATGCTGATTCTCCTCGGCCTGATCGTTGGCTGCAGTCTCTGGCTCCGGAAACCCGCCTGGGAAACCGACGGCTCGGTGGCGGTCACCGATCATCGAGAGCTGCCCAACCGGAAAGCGGCGACCACGGTAATCGTCTCGGGCCTGGATGCGCCCTGGGGCTTTGATTGGCTGCCGAACGGCGACATCCTCCTCTCCGAGCGTTTCGGGTCTTTACGAATCATACGTGACGGGGAGCTCGATCCTCAACCGATTGGCGGAATCCCGGAGATCTATATCAGTGGACAGGGCGGACTGCTCGATGTGATTGTCCATCCGAGATTCGATGAGAACCAGCTGATTTATCTCTCCTATTCGGCGGGTTCCGACGCAGCGAATCGCCTCCAAGTCCTCCGAGCTGAGCTACGGGACGGTGAGTTGGCGAACGCGGAGGTGATATTCAAAGTCGTGAACCCAAAGTCAGGCGGGCAGCACTTCGGGTCGCGCTTCGCCTGGCTGCCGGACGAGACCCTGCTTTTTTCGGTTGGCGATGGCGGGAACCCTCCGGCCGAATACGGGAATGCCTTGATCCGCGAGCAGGCGCAGTCACTCGATGAGCATTTCGGCAAGATCCTTCGAATTCACGATGACGGTGCGATTCCTTCCGATAATCCTTATGTCGATGCGCCCGGGGTTTTACCTGAAATCTGGAGCCTCGGTCACCGCAACGTGCAGGGCCTGACCTACGACAGTATCCATCAGCGCGTGCTGGCGAGTGAGCACGGCAGCCAGGGTGGCGACGAACTGAATGCAATCCATTCGGGGGCCAACTACGGCTGGCCACGAACAACCTATGCCAGGGAGTACGACCTGACGAGCACGCTGATCACCCCACATCAGGCGCTGCCCGACTTCCGGGAGCCCGAAGTGGTCTGGACCCCTTCGATCGCGCCTTCCGGCCTGGTCGCGTATACCGGAAGCCGCTACGAGAACGCAGTCGGCGACGTCTTTCTCGCGGCCATGCTGCTGCGCGCCAATAAGACCATTTTAGCCTATATTCCCTCACCGGCCGGTGCCATCCTTCGTTTAAAGGCCGATGAAACGGGCGGATTCCCAGCCCAGGAAAAAATCCGAATCGGTGCCGTTCGCGTGCGCGATATCGGGCAGGGCCCGGATGGCTTTTTGTATGTCCTCACGGACACCACCGATTTCCCTGCGGAACCGGGCATGCAGGCGGGGACCCTTTTGCGCATCAATCGGCTGTAG
- a CDS encoding sugar phosphate isomerase/epimerase family protein: MAASTGANVEIFPGQRLGGPHDRLKLEPSLSDEVIASINDHLEKHGLKAVNFGITRIPKEEKAARPVFEFAKKLGLYGVTTESLEAVDTLEKLSQEYDLKVCFHNHPKPTKLWNPDTIWRAIDGRHANLGYCADIGHWATSGLEPLEVIKKVAPRIRAFHMKDRASVERWTHDRPCGTGIIDLVSILDEVRQHGFAGNVSVEYEHNWETNLPEVAQCVGYLRAYSKIRT, translated from the coding sequence ATGGCCGCTTCCACAGGGGCGAATGTAGAGATTTTTCCCGGCCAAAGACTGGGAGGCCCGCATGATCGGCTGAAGCTGGAACCAAGCCTTTCCGATGAGGTGATTGCATCCATCAATGACCATCTTGAGAAACACGGATTGAAGGCGGTCAACTTTGGCATTACCAGGATTCCCAAGGAAGAGAAAGCAGCGCGACCGGTCTTCGAGTTTGCCAAGAAACTCGGCCTGTATGGAGTGACAACGGAATCACTCGAAGCTGTCGATACACTGGAGAAGCTTTCCCAGGAATACGACCTCAAGGTCTGTTTCCACAATCACCCGAAGCCAACCAAGCTATGGAATCCGGATACGATATGGAGGGCAATCGATGGCCGCCATGCCAATCTCGGATATTGTGCGGACATCGGCCATTGGGCAACATCGGGCCTGGAACCGCTGGAGGTCATCAAAAAGGTGGCACCACGTATCCGCGCCTTTCACATGAAGGACAGGGCGTCGGTTGAGCGGTGGACACACGACCGTCCCTGCGGAACCGGGATCATCGATCTTGTTTCAATTCTCGATGAAGTGCGGCAGCATGGTTTTGCCGGAAATGTCTCGGTTGAGTATGAGCATAATTGGGAGACCAACCTGCCGGAGGTGGCACAGTGCGTTGGCTATCTACGGGCCTATTCCAAGATCAGGACCTAA
- a CDS encoding glycosyltransferase: MLLTSHGSTGDIYPVIRLGRALVEAGHDVRFATVSLYREEIESAGIKYVYLPPDWDQSGFAEAMRDLTKARNPVDLIRIIFTETLPYLDEIFQTLERELQTADIFVSSYVYSSLCQLAKRAGVPCAVTTFAHNIVPSVGYPPDGLPRLALPAFFRRRWNSMLWKLTDRVLCWQINKVVGERMEAFGIGRTESYVLEPADKVIVTVSKKLFEPKHLWSDRFRFTGFLRWQSPEDPNLNAEIDAFTEGEKVPVLNFGSVTFDEARKVMTRFMRNWPEGKKIIIQAGWAGLTIERPRAEMKCIGPVSHDQLFQYASCVIHHGGAGTTASVLHAGIPQIIIPHIGDQWFFAREMRRLRVGLEVKRKRWPEQLPKAVRIAERSKRLNRRSKKLAKLLAEEDGPANAVHELEKMCE, from the coding sequence GTGCTTCTTACATCACATGGTTCGACGGGTGACATCTATCCGGTTATCCGACTTGGACGTGCGCTGGTCGAGGCGGGACATGATGTACGCTTTGCGACAGTATCTCTGTATCGCGAGGAGATTGAATCGGCGGGAATCAAATACGTCTATCTTCCGCCGGACTGGGACCAGTCGGGCTTCGCCGAGGCCATGCGTGATCTGACCAAGGCCCGCAATCCCGTGGACTTGATACGAATCATTTTCACGGAGACACTTCCCTATCTGGATGAAATCTTTCAGACGCTGGAGCGTGAGTTGCAAACGGCGGATATTTTTGTCTCGAGCTATGTCTATTCCAGTTTGTGTCAGTTGGCGAAAAGGGCCGGTGTGCCCTGTGCTGTCACAACCTTCGCCCACAATATCGTGCCTTCTGTGGGTTACCCGCCGGATGGTTTGCCGCGCCTTGCCTTGCCGGCCTTTTTCCGGCGACGCTGGAACTCGATGCTCTGGAAACTTACCGACCGCGTGCTTTGCTGGCAGATTAACAAGGTCGTTGGTGAACGGATGGAAGCTTTTGGAATCGGGCGCACGGAGAGTTATGTTCTTGAGCCGGCCGACAAGGTGATTGTGACCGTGTCGAAAAAGTTGTTTGAGCCGAAACACCTCTGGAGTGATCGCTTTCGATTTACCGGATTCCTCCGCTGGCAGTCGCCCGAGGATCCGAATTTGAATGCCGAGATCGATGCCTTTACCGAGGGCGAGAAAGTGCCCGTCCTGAATTTTGGCAGTGTGACCTTTGATGAGGCTCGCAAGGTAATGACGCGTTTCATGCGCAACTGGCCGGAGGGTAAGAAGATTATCATTCAAGCAGGGTGGGCCGGCCTGACCATTGAGCGTCCCCGTGCGGAGATGAAATGTATCGGTCCTGTCTCGCACGATCAGCTCTTTCAATACGCTTCCTGTGTGATCCACCACGGTGGGGCGGGCACTACGGCCAGCGTTCTGCACGCAGGCATTCCGCAGATCATCATTCCCCACATCGGCGACCAGTGGTTCTTTGCCAGGGAAATGAGGCGGCTACGTGTCGGCCTTGAGGTGAAACGCAAGAGATGGCCGGAGCAGTTGCCGAAAGCGGTTAGGATCGCAGAACGATCGAAGCGCTTGAATCGTCGATCAAAGAAGCTCGCAAAACTACTTGCTGAAGAAGACGGACCGGCGAATGCCGTGCACGAGCTGGAAAAGATGTGCGAATAG
- a CDS encoding alpha/beta hydrolase, which translates to MKHITIVLLFALIAGATLSGKTSEVYGPEPSLANVAYGPHEKHVLDVWKAESSQPTPVAIYIHGGAWRGRDKIDARGWLDIQALLDAKISVVAISYRLLKDAKEVEPFVKAPMEDAARALQFVRSKAGEWNLDKDRVGLSGVSAGGCTALWLAYHDELAEPQSNDPIARESTRVSCVVVDQAQTSLDPKQVRQWITKASYGAHAFNRKDLDELLENREEVLPWINAYSPYALLTPDDPPTVLSYGAKVMFPDHSEHPFAKVHSAAYGVGLKQRCDELGVPCEMIKAKKRRGQAFTALSDHLIELLK; encoded by the coding sequence ATGAAACATATCACTATTGTACTCTTGTTTGCCCTCATTGCCGGTGCCACGCTTTCCGGGAAAACTTCCGAGGTCTACGGCCCGGAGCCGAGTCTGGCCAACGTGGCCTATGGGCCGCACGAGAAGCATGTGCTCGACGTTTGGAAGGCGGAATCGAGTCAGCCGACGCCTGTGGCCATTTACATTCACGGGGGCGCCTGGCGCGGACGTGACAAAATCGATGCTCGGGGCTGGCTGGATATCCAGGCACTGCTCGATGCGAAGATTTCGGTGGTGGCGATCAGTTACCGCCTGCTCAAGGACGCCAAAGAGGTCGAGCCCTTCGTGAAGGCGCCGATGGAGGACGCCGCGCGTGCCTTGCAGTTTGTGCGCAGCAAGGCCGGGGAGTGGAATCTCGACAAGGACCGCGTGGGGCTTTCCGGGGTTTCGGCGGGCGGTTGCACCGCCTTATGGCTGGCCTACCACGACGAGCTGGCCGAGCCCCAAAGTAACGACCCCATTGCCCGCGAATCCACCCGCGTGAGCTGTGTGGTGGTCGATCAGGCCCAGACCTCGCTCGATCCGAAGCAGGTCCGGCAGTGGATCACCAAGGCGAGTTATGGGGCGCATGCATTCAACCGGAAAGATCTCGACGAGTTATTGGAGAATCGGGAGGAGGTGCTGCCCTGGATTAACGCCTATTCCCCCTATGCGCTGCTGACCCCGGATGACCCGCCGACGGTCTTGAGCTATGGCGCCAAAGTCATGTTCCCGGATCATAGTGAGCACCCGTTTGCCAAAGTGCATTCGGCCGCCTACGGGGTTGGGCTCAAGCAGCGTTGTGACGAGCTGGGGGTGCCCTGTGAAATGATCAAAGCAAAGAAGCGGCGCGGCCAAGCTTTCACCGCGTTATCGGACCACCTCATCGAATTGTTGAAGTAG
- a CDS encoding metallophosphoesterase has product MKKINILHISDIHARTDRELELDIRTKALIRDIEHLKVEPDIIIVSGDLAYSGRPEEFELADKIFSKLSRGLNISAKNFMFCMGNHDIDRSKIDTMAEAGLISKISDTNLASEAFDHTSWTMPRQQNYLNYLNTRGIDTTSPSYSRVFEVSDFKVGISSFNSSWRCSGDTDKNNLFLTDPQVHALHEEIKDAELKIAIMHHPMDWYHATEQTHVQPDLYRRYDFVLTGHLHSPESSYQITPNNESLIFTVPAFFDGAISGIHDGYNFYTVDPIERSVACHHRKFIREREDFDRHVEHAKDGQSQLPLPQQAIPTLAPLHVVKKMNEAVTSLELSVREELKIAQKLDNPIIVNPPFKEVTWKREGKSENHVNDPYHNASETSSIIYGEPDSGTTIFLKELCSKVNAVRNERYALYFESQEVAGVKKPEQLLRFINNRVDEEIGESKNEVQLTIAIDNLNSSNSDFIGRFLSLAAEQKWHIVLCVKNDMLFDAIGPELSLKGIAFLRLSQWGPSRLKEFATRYLEALGKTVDVDAAIEFLENCLANSDIPVTPFLVAVYLRVFCELGNELSGLNFIRLLEKMEETGLDQAEGESAYSIYNLRLILQKLAILCYERSSLSVDKNELESIIIEFFDKKLLDSNPNKFISHLCQSGIVCEKDNYIEFTCYVFYNFYLAQSLEKGFLILKDNLTDLDSALRLGDALSYFSGRQREDQFIATQLLRYIEKEYPIENAVTVTHLEEHIKHLLEPRKNADERDDIASKAVKRRKDLKAADKDFEERRAEHREVSESLMGYKTPSTDIEKIIRHVLALRSLYNVVRNAEHIDGPDKLVILSKVIDHHVHCNMSLITLHAKALASEELHSLSAYLITLGGSSFLTEHLGAESLKRAILKLLETETDPLKRFLLISLYADLRLPNYIKMFESFITEATNVCLIEMSYAKANDLLIKYEQEKLPTQLIGLFNTAFDKRQSLTSKLTTISYSQKDIKPKDTLQARDAALNHAKKMHFRYRELKKMQ; this is encoded by the coding sequence ATGAAAAAAATTAACATACTACACATTTCGGACATTCATGCGCGAACCGACAGAGAGCTTGAACTTGATATTAGAACAAAAGCACTTATTCGGGACATTGAACATCTAAAGGTCGAACCCGATATTATTATTGTGTCCGGAGATTTAGCCTATTCAGGGAGACCCGAAGAGTTTGAGTTAGCCGATAAGATTTTCAGCAAGCTCTCGAGAGGCTTAAATATATCAGCTAAAAATTTCATGTTTTGCATGGGCAATCATGATATCGACCGTAGCAAAATCGATACAATGGCTGAAGCAGGACTTATTAGCAAAATATCCGACACAAATCTAGCTAGTGAAGCGTTTGATCATACTTCTTGGACGATGCCTAGACAGCAGAACTATCTGAATTACCTAAATACTAGAGGTATAGATACAACTTCGCCGTCATACAGTAGAGTATTTGAAGTGAGTGATTTTAAGGTTGGTATTTCCAGTTTCAACTCATCATGGAGGTGCTCTGGAGACACTGACAAAAACAACTTGTTTCTCACCGATCCCCAAGTGCATGCTCTACATGAAGAAATCAAGGATGCAGAATTAAAAATTGCTATTATGCATCACCCCATGGACTGGTATCATGCTACTGAGCAAACTCACGTCCAACCAGATCTTTACAGGCGGTATGATTTTGTCCTTACCGGACATCTTCATTCACCAGAGTCCAGCTATCAAATTACACCGAATAACGAGAGCCTGATATTCACGGTTCCAGCATTTTTTGATGGTGCAATTAGCGGAATACATGACGGGTATAACTTTTATACCGTTGATCCAATCGAACGTTCCGTTGCTTGCCATCATCGAAAATTCATACGTGAAAGAGAAGATTTCGATAGACATGTTGAGCACGCTAAAGATGGACAATCGCAACTACCGCTACCGCAACAAGCAATCCCCACTTTAGCTCCATTACATGTAGTCAAAAAGATGAATGAGGCAGTTACCAGCCTCGAACTAAGTGTTCGCGAAGAACTAAAAATAGCTCAGAAGTTAGATAATCCCATTATTGTAAATCCACCTTTCAAGGAAGTTACCTGGAAGAGAGAGGGGAAATCAGAAAACCATGTTAATGATCCATATCATAATGCATCCGAAACCTCGTCTATCATATACGGTGAACCTGATTCTGGAACAACCATCTTCCTAAAGGAATTATGCTCTAAAGTTAATGCGGTGCGAAACGAAAGATATGCATTATATTTTGAAAGTCAGGAAGTCGCAGGTGTAAAAAAGCCTGAACAACTACTGCGATTCATCAATAACCGCGTGGATGAGGAAATCGGAGAGTCGAAAAATGAAGTTCAGCTAACCATCGCCATAGACAATTTGAACTCTAGCAACAGTGATTTCATTGGTAGATTTCTAAGCCTGGCAGCAGAACAAAAGTGGCATATTGTGTTGTGTGTAAAAAATGACATGTTGTTCGATGCTATCGGACCTGAACTGTCGCTGAAAGGCATAGCATTTCTAAGACTATCTCAGTGGGGACCAAGCCGTTTAAAGGAATTTGCGACAAGGTATCTAGAAGCGCTTGGAAAAACAGTTGATGTAGATGCTGCTATTGAATTCTTGGAAAACTGTCTGGCAAACTCTGACATACCCGTAACTCCATTCTTAGTTGCAGTATACCTGAGAGTGTTCTGCGAGTTAGGTAATGAACTGAGTGGCCTTAACTTTATACGCTTACTCGAAAAAATGGAAGAAACTGGCTTAGACCAAGCTGAAGGAGAAAGTGCATATTCCATTTATAACTTAAGACTGATATTACAAAAGCTAGCAATCTTATGCTACGAGCGAAGTAGCCTATCCGTAGATAAAAATGAACTAGAGAGCATCATAATTGAATTTTTTGATAAGAAGTTGTTAGACTCAAATCCGAACAAGTTTATTTCTCATCTGTGCCAGTCTGGAATTGTATGCGAGAAAGATAACTACATAGAATTTACGTGTTACGTGTTCTACAATTTTTACCTAGCGCAAAGCCTAGAAAAGGGCTTTTTGATACTTAAAGATAATCTTACCGACTTAGATAGTGCACTACGTTTAGGTGACGCCTTGTCCTATTTCTCGGGACGCCAAAGAGAAGATCAATTCATCGCGACTCAACTACTGCGATATATAGAAAAAGAATATCCGATTGAAAATGCCGTTACAGTCACGCACCTAGAAGAACATATCAAACACCTACTTGAGCCAAGAAAGAACGCCGACGAGCGTGATGACATAGCTTCAAAAGCAGTAAAGCGACGCAAAGATCTCAAAGCTGCAGATAAAGACTTCGAAGAACGAAGGGCTGAACATCGCGAGGTAAGCGAGAGCTTAATGGGCTACAAGACTCCGTCTACAGATATCGAAAAAATAATAAGACATGTGCTGGCATTACGCTCGCTTTATAATGTCGTAAGAAATGCAGAGCATATCGACGGACCAGATAAGCTAGTTATTCTTAGCAAAGTCATAGACCACCATGTTCATTGCAACATGAGCCTCATCACTCTTCATGCAAAAGCGTTAGCTAGCGAAGAGCTACACTCATTATCAGCATATTTAATTACTTTAGGAGGAAGTTCATTTCTCACAGAACATCTAGGAGCAGAATCACTAAAAAGAGCTATACTTAAGCTTCTTGAGACCGAAACTGATCCACTCAAGAGATTCCTCTTAATATCACTATATGCGGACTTAAGACTGCCGAACTACATTAAGATGTTCGAGTCATTTATTACCGAAGCAACTAATGTATGCCTAATCGAGATGTCGTATGCAAAAGCCAACGACCTACTGATAAAATACGAGCAGGAGAAATTACCTACACAACTAATAGGCCTTTTTAATACTGCTTTCGATAAGCGGCAGAGCCTGACAAGTAAACTTACGACTATAAGCTATAGTCAAAAAGACATTAAGCCTAAAGATACACTTCAAGCTCGAGATGCAGCACTTAACCACGCTAAGAAGATGCATTTTCGATACCGAGAACTCAAGAAGATGCAGTAG
- a CDS encoding HigA family addiction module antitoxin, with product MTPEAKAMLAATPGRILLEEFLEPMGLSQAELARRTGIPASRLTEIIKGRRAITAETALALGIFFNMEAQFWMNLQSHSDLRRAQMEKEIEFRKRIDPLPVAAVAENQVEYNS from the coding sequence ATGACCCCCGAAGCCAAAGCCATGCTCGCCGCCACCCCGGGCAGGATTCTCCTCGAAGAATTCCTTGAGCCCATGGGCCTCAGCCAAGCCGAGCTGGCACGCCGCACCGGCATCCCCGCCTCCCGACTGACCGAAATTATTAAGGGCCGTCGCGCCATCACCGCCGAGACCGCCCTCGCCCTCGGCATCTTCTTCAATATGGAAGCCCAGTTCTGGATGAACCTCCAGTCCCACTCCGACCTCCGCCGCGCCCAGATGGAAAAAGAAATCGAGTTCCGCAAACGCATCGACCCGCTGCCGGTTGCTGCTGTCGCCGAGAACCAAGTGGAGTATAATTCCTAG
- a CDS encoding type II toxin-antitoxin system RelE/ParE family toxin, producing the protein MIQSFKGKPTKALWEGKRSGLPPDVLPRAANKLSILNAATSLDTLRIPPSNHLEALTGKRKGQHSIRINSKWRICFRWEDGNAYDVEITDYH; encoded by the coding sequence ATGATCCAGAGCTTTAAAGGGAAACCCACCAAAGCTCTGTGGGAGGGCAAACGTTCCGGCCTGCCTCCGGATGTTTTGCCTCGAGCCGCCAACAAACTCTCCATCCTCAACGCCGCCACTTCGCTCGACACCCTGCGTATTCCACCCAGCAACCACCTCGAAGCCCTCACCGGTAAACGAAAGGGCCAACACAGCATCCGCATCAATAGTAAGTGGCGCATTTGTTTCCGCTGGGAAGACGGCAACGCGTACGACGTCGAGATCACCGACTACCACTAA